In 'Nostoc azollae' 0708, the following are encoded in one genomic region:
- a CDS encoding GUN4 domain-containing protein: MTDPMILSGTANDIDSLRQKLIAGSQKVQQQIIPQLADLGNEGLEVLQEFLLKRRYTPATWIDGKTYQVVYNSDAPTAKEFLETYFPEGIVPLKSDCGISYNSLQQLLIHQEFQAADLLTIQKMCEVVGQQAVQRRWLYFTEVENFPTQDLQTINHLWVVHSEGKFGFSIQREIWLGLSKNWESLWPKIGWKDGNQWTRYPNEFTWDLSAPRGHLPLSNQLRGVRVMSSLLSHPAWS; this comes from the coding sequence ATGACAGACCCAATGATTTTATCAGGCACTGCTAATGACATCGACTCCCTGCGCCAAAAGTTAATCGCTGGGTCCCAAAAAGTCCAACAACAAATTATCCCCCAGTTAGCTGACTTGGGTAATGAGGGATTAGAGGTGTTGCAGGAATTTTTACTGAAACGTCGTTACACTCCAGCAACTTGGATTGATGGTAAAACCTACCAAGTAGTCTACAACTCTGATGCACCGACAGCCAAGGAATTTCTAGAAACTTACTTTCCTGAAGGGATTGTACCTCTAAAATCAGACTGTGGAATCAGTTACAATTCTTTGCAACAATTACTCATCCATCAAGAGTTCCAAGCCGCTGATTTGTTGACGATCCAAAAAATGTGTGAAGTAGTTGGACAACAGGCTGTACAAAGAAGATGGTTGTATTTTACTGAGGTCGAAAATTTCCCAACTCAGGACTTACAAACAATTAATCATCTTTGGGTGGTTCACTCGGAAGGTAAATTTGGCTTTTCTATACAGCGAGAAATTTGGTTAGGGTTGAGTAAGAACTGGGAAAGTTTATGGCCAAAAATTGGCTGGAAGGACGGTAATCAATGGACGCGCTACCCCAACGAGTTCACATGGGATTTAAGCGCCCCTAGAGGTCATCTACCCCTTTCTAATCAGCTGCGTGGAGTGCGGGTAATGTCTTCTCTTTTATCTCATCCTGCATGGAGTTAG
- a CDS encoding NADP-dependent isocitrate dehydrogenase: protein MYEKITPPTTGAKIIFKNGEPVVPDNPIIPFIRGDGTGIDIWPATEKVLDAAVAKAYKGTRKISWFKVYAGDEACDLYGIYQYLPQDTITVIKEYGIAIKGPLTTPVGGGIRSLNVALRQIFDLYACVRPCRYYAGTPSPHKNPEKLDVIVYRENTEDIYLGIEWKQGSEIGDRLIKILNEELIPATPEHGKKQIPLDAGIGIKPISKSGSQRLLRRAIKHALTLPRNKQQVTLVHKGNIMKYTEGAFRDWGYELATTEFRNETVTERESWILGNKEKNANISLEENARMIDPGFDSLTPEKKAQIVKEVETVLNDIWATHGNGKWKEKIMVNDRIADSIFQQIQTRPDEYSILATMNLNGDYLSDAAAAIVGGLGMGPGANIGDSCAVFEATHGTAPKHAGLDKINPGSVILSGVMMLEFMGWREAADLVKKGLGDAIANAQVTYDLARMIEPPVEPLKCSEFADVIIKYFS from the coding sequence ATGTACGAAAAGATTACCCCTCCGACGACTGGCGCAAAAATTATCTTCAAAAATGGTGAACCTGTTGTTCCTGATAATCCTATTATCCCCTTTATTCGCGGTGATGGAACAGGTATAGATATTTGGCCTGCAACTGAAAAGGTGCTTGATGCTGCAGTTGCTAAGGCATACAAAGGTACAAGAAAAATTAGCTGGTTTAAGGTTTATGCTGGCGATGAAGCCTGTGATTTATACGGTATATACCAGTATTTACCCCAAGATACTATCACGGTTATTAAAGAGTATGGTATTGCTATTAAAGGACCTTTAACTACTCCAGTGGGTGGTGGGATTCGTTCTTTAAACGTAGCATTACGTCAGATTTTTGACCTGTACGCCTGTGTGCGTCCTTGTCGTTATTACGCTGGTACGCCATCTCCACACAAAAATCCTGAAAAATTGGATGTAATTGTGTATCGGGAAAATACGGAAGATATTTATTTGGGGATTGAGTGGAAACAGGGAAGTGAAATAGGTGATCGCTTAATTAAAATTCTCAATGAGGAACTGATTCCCGCAACTCCAGAACACGGGAAAAAGCAAATTCCCCTCGATGCGGGTATTGGTATTAAACCTATCAGTAAAAGCGGTTCTCAACGCTTACTTAGGCGTGCTATTAAACACGCTTTGACTTTGCCCAGAAATAAGCAACAAGTAACTTTGGTGCATAAGGGCAACATCATGAAATACACCGAAGGCGCCTTTAGAGATTGGGGTTATGAACTAGCAACCACCGAATTTCGTAACGAAACGGTTACAGAACGGGAATCTTGGATTTTGGGTAATAAGGAGAAAAACGCCAATATCTCCTTAGAAGAAAACGCCAGAATGATTGATCCTGGTTTTGATTCCTTAACTCCAGAAAAAAAAGCGCAAATTGTCAAGGAAGTGGAAACAGTTCTTAATGATATTTGGGCAACTCACGGGAATGGGAAATGGAAAGAGAAAATCATGGTCAATGATCGCATTGCCGATAGTATCTTTCAACAAATCCAAACTAGACCAGATGAGTATTCTATTCTGGCGACAATGAACCTCAACGGTGACTATTTATCTGATGCTGCTGCGGCGATCGTCGGTGGTTTAGGCATGGGTCCAGGGGCAAATATTGGCGACTCCTGCGCGGTTTTTGAAGCCACTCATGGTACAGCACCCAAACACGCTGGTTTAGATAAAATTAACCCCGGTTCTGTGATACTTTCCGGTGTGATGATGCTGGAATTTATGGGTTGGCGAGAAGCCGCAGACTTGGTAAAAAAGGGTTTAGGGGATGCGATCGCCAATGCTCAAGTCACCTACGACCTAGCGCGGATGATAGAACCACCTGTAGAACCTTTAAAATGTTCTGAATTTGCTGACGTCATCATCAAATATTTCAGTTAA
- a CDS encoding ABC transporter permease: MPDLIKLDFVDLILAVALMAIAIGLSAWEKLGLELNLALATGRTILQLIVLGYVLDFIFAVDNIWSVLGTLTIILTITAIVARNRISQKIPLVLPLVWMAIFMSTSLTLLYTNFLIIQLDRWYEPRYLIPLAGILIGNAMNAAAVAGERLVSNINQYPTEIETHLCLGATPQQAVSQYCKDAVKAAFVPTLNQMMLIGMVTIPTFTSGQLLAGVCALEAVSYEILIIFMVAVVNLLTTILITKGLCRQFFNDAMQLVR; encoded by the coding sequence ATGCCGGATTTGATTAAACTGGATTTTGTGGATTTGATTTTAGCTGTGGCTTTAATGGCGATCGCTATTGGTTTATCAGCCTGGGAAAAATTAGGACTAGAATTAAACTTAGCTTTAGCGACGGGTAGAACTATCCTCCAACTCATCGTATTAGGATACGTTTTAGACTTCATCTTTGCTGTTGATAATATTTGGTCTGTTTTGGGAACTCTAACAATCATTCTCACAATTACGGCGATTGTCGCACGAAATCGTATCAGCCAAAAAATTCCGCTGGTACTACCTTTAGTCTGGATGGCAATTTTTATGAGTACGTCTTTAACGTTGCTGTATACCAACTTCTTGATTATTCAACTAGACAGATGGTATGAACCACGTTATTTAATTCCTTTAGCGGGTATATTAATTGGTAACGCCATGAACGCCGCCGCAGTGGCAGGAGAAAGACTGGTTAGCAATATTAACCAATATCCCACAGAAATAGAAACTCACCTCTGTTTAGGTGCAACTCCTCAGCAAGCAGTGAGCCAATACTGCAAAGACGCAGTTAAAGCCGCATTTGTTCCTACTTTGAATCAAATGATGCTAATTGGCATGGTGACAATACCGACTTTCACCAGTGGTCAGTTATTAGCTGGAGTATGTGCTTTGGAAGCTGTATCCTATGAAATTCTAATTATTTTTATGGTAGCTGTGGTTAATTTGTTGACAACTATTTTAATTACTAAAGGTTTATGTCGTCAGTTTTTTAATGATGCTATGCAGTTGGTGAGATAA
- a CDS encoding DegT/DnrJ/EryC1/StrS family aminotransferase, protein MIQSVNSIPAFDIKQQYATIQAEVSNAVLEVLSSGRYIGGPAVEGFEQKFAAYNAVSECVACNSGTDALYLALRALGIGAGDEVITTPFTFFATTEVISAVGATPVFVDIDATTFNLDVTQIAAAITPKTKAIIPVHLFGLPVDMTALMTIAQSHNLAVIEDCAQATGASWNDQKVGSIGHIGCFSFYPTKNLAGCGDGGAITTNDSEIAAKVRILREHGSKVRYIHEEIGVNSRLDAIQAVILQIKLRYLEIWNQQRQKIAAYYYQSLSQVSGIITPQELLGGVGVWNQYTIRVSSKERNGASSKYRDWVRTQLQEKDVSSMLYYPRPLHLQPVYENLGYQPGQLPVSEQACHEVISLPMFPELTQEQQDKVIDALKDCFS, encoded by the coding sequence ATGATCCAAAGCGTGAATTCGATTCCAGCCTTTGATATAAAGCAGCAATATGCCACCATTCAAGCAGAAGTGAGTAATGCAGTTTTAGAAGTTCTTAGTTCTGGCCGTTATATTGGTGGGCCAGCAGTGGAAGGCTTTGAACAAAAGTTTGCTGCTTATAATGCTGTCAGTGAATGTGTAGCTTGTAATTCTGGTACTGATGCCCTATATTTGGCGTTGCGTGCTTTAGGAATTGGTGCAGGTGATGAAGTTATTACCACACCATTCACCTTTTTTGCTACCACTGAAGTCATTAGTGCTGTAGGTGCAACACCTGTTTTTGTTGATATTGATGCCACTACCTTTAATTTGGATGTAACCCAAATAGCAGCAGCAATTACACCCAAAACCAAGGCTATTATCCCAGTTCACTTATTTGGTTTACCTGTGGATATGACAGCTTTAATGACCATCGCCCAATCTCATAATTTAGCAGTAATTGAAGATTGCGCTCAAGCTACAGGTGCAAGCTGGAATGATCAAAAAGTTGGCAGCATTGGGCACATTGGTTGTTTTAGCTTTTACCCAACCAAAAATCTTGCTGGTTGCGGTGATGGCGGTGCAATTACAACTAATGATAGTGAGATCGCTGCTAAAGTGCGGATATTGCGAGAACATGGTAGCAAAGTAAGATACATTCACGAAGAAATAGGAGTCAACAGTCGTTTAGATGCCATTCAAGCCGTAATTCTCCAAATTAAACTCCGCTATTTAGAGATTTGGAATCAACAACGCCAAAAAATCGCCGCTTATTATTATCAATCCCTCAGTCAAGTCTCTGGTATCATCACACCCCAAGAACTACTAGGAGGAGTAGGAGTCTGGAATCAATATACCATCCGCGTTTCCAGCAAAGAAAGAAATGGTGCAAGTTCCAAATATCGGGACTGGGTACGGACTCAACTGCAAGAAAAAGATGTAAGTTCCATGCTTTACTATCCTCGTCCTTTACATCTGCAACCAGTTTATGAAAATCTGGGTTATCAACCAGGACAATTACCAGTATCTGAGCAAGCTTGTCACGAAGTCATATCTTTACCCATGTTCCCAGAATTGACACAGGAACAGCAAGATAAAGTAATTGATGCCTTGAAAGATTGTTTCAGCTAG
- a CDS encoding DUF561 domain-containing protein, with amino-acid sequence MTMNSNLQRAFANRSVLKVISGLNNFNAESVAATVKAAELGGPTFIDIAADAALVKLAKSLTNLPVCVSAVEPEKFVQAVAAGADLIEIGNFDSFYAQGRKFKAEEVLAITYQTRALLPEITLSVTVPHILELDQQVQLAEDLVKAGANIIQTEGGTSSKPAHGGTLGLIEKAAPTLAAAYQISRAVSVPVLCASGISNVTAPLAIAAGAAGVGVGSAINQLNSEIAMIAAVRGLVEALATASTRTFA; translated from the coding sequence ATGACAATGAATTCTAACTTACAACGTGCATTTGCTAACCGCAGTGTCCTGAAAGTAATCAGTGGTTTGAATAATTTCAATGCTGAAAGTGTTGCTGCTACTGTGAAAGCGGCTGAATTGGGTGGTCCAACTTTCATTGATATTGCTGCTGATGCAGCTTTGGTTAAATTAGCTAAAAGTTTAACAAATCTGCCAGTTTGTGTTTCCGCAGTTGAACCGGAGAAATTTGTGCAAGCTGTGGCTGCTGGTGCTGATTTGATTGAAATCGGTAATTTCGATTCTTTTTATGCTCAAGGTCGCAAATTTAAAGCCGAGGAAGTTTTAGCCATAACGTATCAAACTCGTGCTTTGTTACCTGAAATTACCCTATCTGTGACTGTTCCTCACATTCTAGAATTAGACCAACAGGTACAACTGGCTGAAGACTTGGTGAAAGCTGGTGCAAATATTATCCAAACTGAAGGTGGTACTAGCAGTAAACCTGCTCACGGTGGTACTTTGGGTTTGATTGAAAAAGCTGCTCCTACTCTAGCGGCAGCATATCAAATTTCTCGTGCGGTTTCTGTGCCTGTTTTGTGTGCTTCTGGTATTTCTAATGTGACTGCTCCTCTAGCTATAGCTGCTGGTGCTGCTGGTGTTGGTGTCGGTTCTGCTATTAACCAACTCAATAGCGAAATTGCCATGATAGCTGCTGTTCGTGGTTTAGTTGAAGCTTTGGCAACCGCAAGTACTCGCACATTTGCATAA